TCATCTCCCAGGAGGCTTAGCACTTGGCAGAGGACCACCTGTTTAGGCAGATCGGCCCCAGCAGAAGCTGCACTGTCCATGAACTCCAGGCCACGGAGTATCCTCACTCGGTGTGAGTTGACAGGGATTAGAAGGTTTAGGCATGGGGGTAGATAGGGACCTTCGGGCTTTACATGGCTCTAGTGGAGGAGCCTCACAGCCCCGTTCATAGCCAGCAGTCGTGCATCTGAGTTCCAGGTTCAAGGACAGGCCTCTGGGCAGAGCCTCTTGGTTATTTACTGCCTAAGGGTGACACTCCCTTCCCAAACTAATTTAGTCATCTGCATTCTAAGAGCTGCTCAGCCAAAAGAAGCCAGCGTCTGCTGCTCTAAGGAGAGGATAACAGAGAGGGTATTTTAGAAAACCAGCTGAGATTAATCATGAGGAATATTATCTTATTGATCAAGGTCCAGCCATTTGCCAAGGTATATACACgtttatttaaaaaagtttacagttttcattatacACAACTATTAAGAGGTTATAGTCAGAGGAGGCATGTGTCCTGTTGACAGACGTGCCTACTAGATCATCACAATGCAAGGAGAAAGGTGGAAGGGAGGAGACAGGGCGAGGAAAAATAAGCGATAAAAAGCTTCAGATTTCAGTTAGGGGCTGGCAGTCCCTTTTATCTTTTCAAGTATCACACAATATGTACCAAATACAATCTGTAAATAATGGCCATTTCTTCCCAAGCCCACAGCCAAGATGAGTGTTAGGCTAAATTCAGAGCCCTGGCTCTTCTTCAGATGAGTGGAAAACCTGTGCATGACAGGGCCGGCTCCCCCTTCTCAAAGGGCTTCCTCCCACTCATCCCATCCCTAACAGAATCGCCGAGGTGTTCACGGGCCAGAGAAAGCACAAATATGGATTCAGAAGTCCAAAGAAAAGTAGTTCGTTGCACCCAATCAGAGATATTTGATTTTATTCAACAAGGCTGGAAGCCCAGTTGGGAAGTCGATAAAAAAATcttgctaactttttaaaatagcttttacttTTCTAAGTCACTGAAACAAGGAAGGGCCACATGCCATTTAAAATCAAACACTAGTTCCCAGAGACTTGGTGTCTAGAAACTTGACCCATAGAGGCCAGCGGAGGATCTGTCTTTCATGATTCTCAGCCATCCCAACGGGAGGCCTAACATAAAGCACGTGCCAGGCCAATGCCAACTAGGGCTTCAGGGGGCCTTTGGAGGGAAAAATTCCTTTGAGAGGAGACATTCCTCAGGAGCTTAGATCAGCCAGCTGGCAGTCAGAACAGCTTTTGAAGTGGATGAGAAATGTTAGGTACTGGAGAGATGATACGGCAACTCCTGATAATGACCTCACTAGTATAAAATGTTGGTTGAAACTGCACAGTAACCTCAAGGAGGGTGATGAGATTGAAGACAAAGCCAAATGCCAGTGTCTAAGATGGCTATCACTGACCCTGTGCCCACAAGCCCCCGGTGCTGGGGCTTCCAGAGGGAGCCCAAGGGTGGTGAATTCAATGTTGCCAGGCTGCAACCATCTTGCTTGTTGGCGTTTGGCAAGAGCTTGAGCTCAGTTATGTGAACAGGGGCAAAGAATGGCTTGTGCTGGTAAAACACAAGGGAGGATTCAAAAACTATGGGCACTAAAAAGGGGAGGGAAACTGCCAGAAGTGGCTCTgacctgctgctgctgccaccacctcTAGAGCCAAGAATGTAGAGCCTCTGCCCAGGGATCTGGATGCTTTCCTGAGTGTTGGAAGGGCAGCCTGGAAAGGCATTTGGTGGTGAAACACCCCTGGCTCCAGACTTACGCTACCATCTATTGTTAGGGGCCCAGAGTCCTTGGATTCACTGCCAGGCCTTCTTCCAGATCTTTCTGTACCTGTGTGTTTGGCTCCTACTCCCACCTCTCCCAGGCGTAGGGAGAGGACAAAACGCATAAGGGACTCTGTTCAACCCAGCAAAAGTCAGTTTCCCAGTGGAGAGGCAAAGCCCCACCCAGAACGTAAACATGCATGGGACCAAGGTTAGTGCCCAGACAGGACAGACTTGCACAGAACAAGAGGGCACAGCGGGATCCATGCGGCAATTACAGGAGCTTCCAGCGCTAACAGAGGAGCCTTATCCCACCTTCATCATACAGACTtagatggacacacacacacacacactctcgctcacacgtgtgcacacatacacacacacacacacacactctctctctctgcagccaCACTCAAATCTGCTTAACTCCTACAACCTCCCCCAGCAGGTCATTTGACAATTCTGCATCTTCCGCTCTCTGGTGCTGGGGCTCTGGTCAGAGGTGAGCCAATGTCTTATCATTAGAGAGATGTGGGATTAGGTAAGGGGCAGAGTCATGGCACTGCTCACACACCTTCCCGAAACTGGGGTCTATTCAGTTTTTTGACAAGATCAAAAGCAATTCTTAACtggtcattattttttttaaggtaattAGAACACTATTGTTTATACAATattgaaaaaatacaattttttattgtttgaactCAAATCACCACCCAGCACTTTAAGCCTACCCTAAATAGCACCTACAATAAATGTCATAGCACAAGCAAACTGCAAAGTCAGCAGGTAAGCAAGTTAGACAGTGCCAGCAGAGAGACCCTCCCTCCCCCAAAGCAATGAGAAGACAGCGTGCTAGGTAAGAGTGAAGTACACCATTACATGTTAAATAGTTAATACTACCCTTCCAGCAAGCCACAGATGCTAGATGGATAACTCAGTACGGTTAACTAACCACAGCCCTACAtcactgcactttttttttttttttaaagaaaacctttTGCTTCATGCCCGTAATTAACATAAAGTAAGtaaattctttgtctttttatttaggaAAATAGTCATGCTAAAAGCAAGTTGTACTTTATATAGATTTTCAAACAAAAGATTGATTGTGCTTTTTGAATAAAAAAGATAGGGTATCTTCCAACCTCACTGACTTAAACCTTGTGGAATACAGCATTCTAAACTAAAAACACACgtcaaaaggaaaaattaaataatcccAGTGGGATGCTCAAAAATCGTCTTTAGAAGGTTTTAGGATTGGCTAATTCTGCTATTATCTTATTGGCTGCggcaaaaaaagaatacagagctGCTAAAATTTCTCCAAACTCCCCTCCGAGTTCAGCAGGCAACACTCAGATTTGAAAGAAACTCTGCAGCAACCTGGACATATGGTTAGCTGAGTCGACATTTGATTAGCAGGCATTTTAAACTGATTTCCCCTTAACATACACAggagagaaaacattttcttcctgCAGGGCATGTTCTACTACATCATATTTCTGAATCCCTTCTTCCTATTAGGTCACTCTCTGAAAAAAGCTGGTTTTTCCCATGTAGAATCACTCTGGGTACAAGAAACTTTATTTGTtccaattattatttgtttcaaatttAGAACCTGTGTTGGGTCTAAAATACCCATTTCCCACTCCCACAAGCAGATGATGACCAGGATGCTGCCAAGAGCAGCAGAAAAagggaaaaccaaaccaaaacatgAAGGCAAGTACCCAGGGCTTTGCAGTCACCACATGGGTCTTCTTCTCAAGTCTAATGGTCCATGAGCGGCTTGTCCAAGGAGGTGGCCGCCTCTTGGTAGGTGAAGATGAAATCTGCAACCTTTCTAagcacaatacacacacacacacaccaaaaaaataaCCCCCCCCAAGAAACACAACCCTCATATTTAAAGCTCTTAAGTTCAGGGTAGCGGTCTCAAACTGCCAAACACTAGGATGAGGATGTGACTCTGCATGTGTTTTGGATGACAGGAAGCATCGTCCCAGTCACTTTTCTCCTCCTGTGCTGTCCTTTCAAAAACAGGTCTGGATTACACGCTCTACCCCAAGAAAAAGAACCGGTTCAGAAAACACTTCTCCAAGTTTCTCCAACAGAACACTGTGGCTACAGGGCCTGGTAGTGTGAAGGGCAGGAACTGACAtataaaaatgtacttaaaatCAGAGTCAAAAAATGGTTTTAAGTTTTAATACTCTAATTAGCTCCCTGTTTTATACTGTAACTCCACAGAAGACAGGGCCACCTAGGATTCACAGGAAGGAGCAGCTCTGATTCTTACGTGGCTGGCTCCAATGCCCCCCACAGCAGGCCTCTTCCTCCccaagtttttcctttccatttcaaaaaagcaCTATTTTATCTTCACATCCAAGAGCtggttggtttggtttgtttctttgGAACCATCAATAAAAGAAGCaattttttcctgttctttttaCTCACGTCTACCTATCAGAGCGGCTATTTCCTTTGACAGTTCAGTAGCACACAGGCTGACTTGGCCACATGGACTCATGAATGCATGCATTCAGACCGCATATTGCTaccaaatggaatgtgggaatATGCTATGCACCTCAGGTTGAGAAATGACCAAGAAATCAAGATCTAAAgggtgatatataatatatatatatcaatgcTATTATTCATAAAAACCTTgtttagtaataaaaaaaattgctttgtttaaatatgaatattataGTCTGCTTCTCATGGTTAGGAAATAATAGTCTTTCTGAAAAGCAGGTGCTTTTTCTACTACAACTCCATATCCTGGGCCTCATCTTCGGAAAAGTCAGACATAGAGCTCTCCGATGAGCTGTCCCCGGTACCCTCTTCCTGTTCTTTCAGCGCCTCCTCCGTGGCGTATTTCTGGATGTACTCTGCACGGGGTAGGAGAAAGACAACAAGGGCAGTGAGTGGGCAGGCATGTGCTTTGGCGACCCCAAAAAGCTGGCAAGGCTGGGGAGGTTCAAACTTACCTTGAACACCGGGGGGACAAAGATGACAGTAATCATGATCACTACAGCTAAGGAGAATCCCATAGGGAGACTTCTTTAGGACAGGGTTTCCGCATTTTGCCCCCTGGGGGAAGGGGTATTGGGAAGAGCAACACAGCAGGCTCAGCTTGCAGGGGAATACGTGCGCTGCAGCACCCCAAGAACTCTTCAGGGACCGGGGAAATGGGAGCCCCacactttctttttactttattctcCCAGATAGTATAGGACCAGTCATGATTCCatagtaatttataaggaaatccCTCATCATTTTTAGATCTGCAGTTACATAATTACAGTCAGCCCAGGTCTATTATTTTAGGAATTGATTTTAGTCTAAACAGATCCTGCCTGTCAGGTTTTTGAAGCAGCTGGCAAAAACCATCACTCAATCTGCTCAGGACTAAGCTGCTATATGGAGACACCACTCGGCTCTGAGTGGTTTTTCCATGTATAATTTACCTGAAGGTAGATTTCCGCTGCTACAGCCTTGGTGGAACCCTAGGCTGAATAAGACTGCTGAAACTGCTTTTAAGAACTGCTGAATAAACAAACTTGTTCCTAAAAACTCTAAGTGCATACTGTTTTCAAGTGAATAGCCTCCACACAATAGGAAAAGACAAGACAGAAACATATTCAAAATGCAAGCCACACAAAAACATACCCTTGTGGCTTTGTTTTTCCTCCTACAGAGTTGCAGGGACTCACTGCAATGGGAAGATAAGCTAAATGGCCAAATGGGCCTACCAGATTTGAATAACCAGCACAGGGCCTAGCTaagaatgtttttgtattttaaaaactgtcttaaaaaataataaacagaatgTGTGATAAAGGCCACATCTGGCCAAtgtggtcctttacagaaaaggtttgcaGACTTGAGACTTAGAGCCCTTCAAATTCATTATAACAAAATTTTATGCTAATATTTTTGATGAGATTAAAGTAGCCCATGATTAGGTAGGAATTTAccttaatttacattttagagtgagagaaatgtttattcaaactttaacaattttatttttaacctctAATGGGTTGGCTATTTTGCGTCTTCCTTTGTAGAAGAtaaatattgactttttttttgacactAGAATTTGATACTATCAGCCCTCTTTAATGTATTCAAGGAAACAAATGTATATTAAGTACTTACTAGGACAAGGCCTTTGAGAGAGATAAAGGAAGAGCAAGGTCACCAATGAGGAGGAAACAGAGGAAGATAAAAGGAAGGAGCTGCTGAGTGTCACCAGAGGGAAGCAGTTACGGAAGAAAAACGGCCGAGGCAGTCCCAGCCACACTGACCCCCAAGTCCTGCCAGCTATGGCATAGGAGAGGCCACTCCAGGGAAAGGCTTTGCTTTGTTGAAAGTAAGTGGCTGGGATGTTTAAACACAACCTTAAGAGAGAActatggccaggtgcagcggctcatgcctgtaaactcagcaccttgggaggccaaggcgggtataTTACctcaggttaggagttcgagaccagtctggccaacatggtgaaaccccatctctacaaaaatacaaaaaactagctggatgtggtggcacacgcctgtaatcccagctactcgggaggctgaggaaggagaatcacttgaacccaggaggcagaggctgcagtgggccgagatcacgccactgtactccagcctaggcgacagggcaagactccgtctcaaaaaaaaaaaaggagtaaaggCAAAGATGTAGATTTCACTCAGTATCAGAGAGCCCTGAATGGCAGGCAAAGATGTCACCAGCAAAGGGTTTTGAGCAGGGAAGTGACAGCTTTAGACAGCTCCAATGGTGCCCAGTGCTACCGGCTATCCAATATTTAAACATGTTTTCAAACATGTACTATAAGACAGCGCCAACTAAATATGAACGCTGACTGTGTTAGGTGTGTTGGGTTGGTGGTGATTGCCACACAAATGGAAATGTCCAGCAGCAGCTTGGGAGAGAGGCCAGGCCTAGACACATATTCAGAAATCATCTCCCTGGAGGGGACTGACTGAAGCTGTGAGAGGTGAAACAGCTCCTCAGGgatgagaaaggaagagagggagcccAGGGACCAAGTCCTAAGTGAATGACCACATTTAGGAAACGGAATGAGAAGTTTCCAGAAAGATGAGGGTAAAATGTAACACTTGCAGAAAGGTCCAGCAAAATGGGACTTGAGAAGAGTCCAAAGGATTAAGAAGAAATGAGGGCACAGATTaagcagaggaggagaaaaaaactaGAGGAGTTTAAGGTGAGGACGCAAGAAGTTTGAAAATGAAAGGGAATAAACAGCATGACTCCTAATGGAGCCCACAGGAGCAGATCACTGCTTCTGAAACAGGGAGACCTCTGACGGGGTGGAGGAGGAAGACTGCattgggagggggtggggggttgggggaacaAGATCACAGGTTGGTGGTGGGAGTGAGTTTGAGAAATGAGGAAGGGTGTCTCTTATTTATTTCCCATAGTTAGGAACAAAGAAAAGATGCAGGGGGGAAGGGAGAAGATACCAAGGCACAGTAGGAAGTAGGGGTTAGCTCAGGTCTGATGGCCATGATTTTCTGAAATTACTAAGGAAGACAAAATGATAGCCAACATGAACATTTCCGAAGGCTAGGGGTCCATACGCTGGAGTGAGCCATTCTAAGATAAATGTAGGCTCAGTTCTTTTTGTAAATGGGACTATAGCAGACATGTACTAAACAGGGTACTGCTAAATTGTTGAGACAGAATGCATATGTGAACTAGAGAAATATACTCTGCTCCAAGATATCTGTGGTTTGCAGACATTGCTAAGTGATTCCTATGTCAAAATTTTAATATAGTCTCATAACAGCACTTTATCTGGCTGAAACTGATTGCCTTTTTCTTCAAATACATGTTTGCTTAGCTATATATTTTGCTACATAAATTAGATATTAATTTGCAAAGCACTTGAGATCTAATTAATTATAgtaaatttatttctgctttatctCAACAACAGCTCCAAACAATACCCTATAGAGACCTTGGaagaagaattagaaaacaaatagaagaaaagcTATTGTTTCACGAATAGTCCCTGTTTGCCTCATACCTGCACATTTCAGAGTGAAGACCTGCACATTCAAGCTCTGGTAAATTACTTCTACTGCCACCTGTTGCAAATGTACCTCAGAGAGGTCACACATTTTGAGGAAGCCAACATTCTGGACTGCTATGCAGATAGGCCCATCATGTGAAAAACTGGCTAGATACTAATGCCCGCCATTGGTTAAAAACAGCAGGTATATTTCACAAACTTTGAATTCCTTTTGCTTCTTGGTGGAGCTTCATGTATCTAGACTTTTCACTATGAAAGTTCTGAAACATACACAGAGGTAAAATGGAAAATCCAATGAACTCAGGTGgagctttagattttttttcttttttaaagacagaatcttgctctgtcacccaggctggagtacaacggcacagtctaggctcactgcaacctctgcctcccggttcaggcgattctcctgcctcagcctcccgagtagctgggactacaggcgcttgccaccacacccggctaatttttgtatttttagtagagatggggtttcaccatgttggccaggctggtctcgatctcctgaccttgtgatccgcccgcctcgggctaccaaattgctaggattacaggcgtgagccaccacggccagtAGCAAACTTATCTTCATTTAAATGAAACTCATATCCCATCAGCATGTAAACTGTTTTAAGAATGGGAAAATAGGATTCTAAATCGTAAAGGATGAGCAAACTGGTGCTACTGCCACCCGAGGTTGGTGAGCACTACTTCAGCCCACAGCTGTCTCTTTTTAGGCCTAAGAAAAAGTATTAGGAACTAAGTAATTTAAGGACTTTTAATGACTGAAGCCCAACAGATTTAAGTTCTTTTGTCTCCAGGTTAAACTACCCACCCTCTTACCTTTAATTTTCTGCTTGTATTCTTCTGGTCGGTGGAGGTACATGGCTGCAGCGTCACCATTGAGAGGATCTATGGGGTTAGGATAGGCCAACAACTGAGGCAGGAAGGACTCAAATATATTGGTAAGATctgaaaaaccaaacaaacatgtCACACACGGGAAATGCAAGTTCACCTAAAATTCACTTGTATTCAGTAGTCAAGCTGCTTACCTTCTTAGATATTCACACGGGGATGATTCTCCATACAAGTGTGCTCTATTACATGTGACTTGtattacacattcatttcaataccaatttaaacattttaagtttaattttaatttgaagaacgagataaagatatacctgacattcactttgaaagaaaattttcccaattctatttcactctatttATATGGCTATTTCACACAGCCATTTTCTACAGCTTACaaaccaccccccaacccccgccgAAAGGTATTCAAATGCTGGGTCTTAAAATAATTGaagatagtttttgtttttgttttttttgagacggagtcttgctctgttgaccaggctggagtgcagtggcgcaatcctggctcactgaaacctctgcctccgtgttcaagcgattctcctgcctcagcctcccaagtagcttgcactacaggtgcctgccaccacgcctggctaagttttgtatttttagtagagatggggtttcaccatgttggccaggatggtctcaaactcctgacctcaagtgacctgccagccttggccttccaaagtgctgggattacaggtgtgaaccactgcgctcagccttGAACACAATTTTATAGGACTtgacatttaattcaattcttgCAACTTCTAATGGAGGTAAATACAACCAATTTTTCAATTATTCTGGGTAATGAGGATAGGAATCTATATGGACCACATAAAACTTCAAATATTCATAAGACAGATAAGCACCAATCTactgcatttgtttatttaaaaaagtttttttttttttttttttgagagagagatctcactctgttgcccaagttggagtgcacaggtgtgatcatacctcactgcaacttcaaactcttgggctcaagccaacctcccagcctcagtcttccaagtaaattggactacaggcatgtgccaccatgcccagctaatttttttttttttttttaatagagacagggtctccctatgctgcccaggctggtcttgaactcctggactcaagtgatccttccatcttggcctccccaagtgctgggattatagacgtgacaTTTATTAACTCCTTTCTTGCCAGGCATACACAGATGATATCTACACACAGTTAGCAAACAACAAACACCCGCAGTTACCCAGCGTTTTAGAAAAGCAGCCCTGAGAACCGGGGTATAACACAACCCACACGCCCCATAGCTCAGATATGCTATAACTTCCACTCTCTGCTCCTCAGTGAACTGCGGCACCCctgagaaatggaagggaatgcttCCATGTCTCTGCCCCACTCCAGCTGCTTTGTCatgttttatataaaacattCCTGTTTCTGGAGATAATGCTGAAGTATACTAAGTAGCATAAAAAACTACTCGTTAATTTAGTCAGCTCTTTCAACCAATTTTGCTTTTAACAATGGGTGCTCCTCTGCAGTATTACAGATGAATGCTTTGCCCAAGCCACATTGCTTGAGATTTGTGGTTCTCAGCCAAGGGTGATTTTGCTCTTCATggaatttggcaatgtctagagacatttttggttgtcatatctaaggggtgctactggcatccgGTGGGTGAAGGCCAGGGAAGCTGCTAAAcacctacaatgcacaggacagccccacaaCAAAGGATTATCTAGACCAAAATGTCAGCAGTGCtgaagttgagaaaccctgaccTAGATAAAAGGGGTAGGCAAACCTTTTTGTAAAGGGTCAAATacttttaggctttgcaggccacataTGGTCTCTGTCGTAACTACTCAAaactcagctctgccactgtaaCACAAAAGCAGTCAAAGTATAGGTCAACAAATCGATGTGGCTGTATTCCTATAAAACTACATATACAAAAACAAGTACCCAAGGTCTGCCCAACTTTGCTCTAGAAAATCTTACCTACAAGAGGTGGCTCTTATCACTGTAAGGTTAAGAAGCTGAGCAGTTAGAGAATAATCTAGAGCCATGTTACTCAACCGAACTTTCTGCAGTGATAAAAACGTTTTATATGTGCCCACCTAAATcaatagccactagccacaaCTGGCTACTGAGCACTCAAAATATGGCCAGTGTGAATAAGGAAattaattttcagtttatttaattctaattaaatttaaataaccacaCATGGCTAGTAGATcctgtattggacagtgcaggtCTAGAGAATGATGGGCTAGAGGGTCCCATGACAGCTACCACGTCCTGTTCTCACACACCAGGTATCGACACAGAGCAGCTCTGCCTTATAACAAAAGCCACAGACTTGGGGTGATTTCATCAGAGTCTATTTCACCTTCATAAGGCTGACTTCAGAACAGTCCTAAAGAGCCACTTTATAGTAAGGTTCTCACGTACCACGAAAGAAATGCTGACACTCCtaatcaaaaaagcaaaacaaaaatcaccTTCCTAGATAACCCCCAAACTATCTGCAGTAAGATTTTCACCagttttatttacaattttttaaaaaagggaagcaATTATTATGGTACAAAACCATTGAAAACTATTTGTTTTcgatgaaaaaaatgcttatacTTGAATGCTGGGTAGAGAAAGGCCATAAAATGGTATGTTTTCTAGAATTACAACTATGTACAGTGTGTATGTATAAGacgaacattttaaaaagctacatCAAGGCAATAGGTATGTAACTTctacttttcacatttcaaatgacatttcttttgcctttaaaaatcaatgtttttggctcacacctgtaatcccagcattttgggaggtcaaggtaggtggatcatataaggccaggagttcgagactggcctggccaacgtggcaaaaccctgtgcctactaaaaaatacaaaaattagctgggcgtgatggtgtgcgcctgtagtcccagctacttgggaggctgaagcagaagaactgcttgaacctggggaggtggaggttgcagtgagccgagattgcaccacagtactccagcctgggcaactgagtgaaaccctgtctcaaataaataaaataaaaataacattttcccaTAAATATGTCCTTTCTATTTTGGTATATGTTTGAAATATCCAATAAAAcatgaaaagtctgaaaatgtttttattttcttatctttatcCTTGGGTGGGTGAGTTATTAAGGCAGTGGTAGAAAATGCCAAAAGGTAAGCAAATTCAGTTTTacaggccagacgcagtggcttacaactgtaatcccaacactttggaggctgagatgggcagatcacctgaggtcaggagtttgacaccagcttggccaacgtggtgaaatcccgtttctactaaaaatacaaaaattagctgggtgtggtggcaggtgcctgtaatcccagctacttgggaggctgaggcaggagaattgcttgaacccaggaggtggagtttgcagtgagcccagactgcgccattgcaccgcagcctgtgcaacaagtgtgcaacaagagcaaaactctatctcaaaaaaacaaaaacaaaaaacagtagttTTACAATTGAATGTGATCCCAGAGCAGGGAAAAGTTAAACAATAGTTACattaacagtaatttttttttttttgagacggagtcttgctgttacccaggctggggtgcagtggcgtgatctccactgcaagctccgcctcctgggttcacgccattctcctgcctcagtctccccagcagctaggactacagacacgccgccacacccggctaatttttttgtatttttagtagagacagggtttcaccgtgttagccaggatggtcttgatctcctgacctcgtgatctgcccgcctcggcctcccaaagtgctggaattacaggagtgagccaccgcgcctggcccattaaCAGTAATATTAACAGTAATGGCAGGTTAATGCTTACATAGTGCTTACTACAAGCAAGGCACTCTTCCATGGTCTGCATATACACTCTTAATTTCACTAGTCAATGAGGTAggtaccattttacagatggagaaattgaggGACACAGAGCTTAAGTATGGATCAGGAACTCAAACCTGAGCTCATCCACTATGCTGCCTCTGTTAATGGATAAAACACACACTGCCACAACTTTCACGAAGGCGCAAGCTCCCCATGTCTCTGGGTCAAAATCGCACACCATCATTGGCAGGGAAGCTAAATCCATGGATCAGAGATGATCATCCTCCTCCCCAAAGAATCCCTCACAAGTGCAAAGAAGCATGCTAAGCAAAGGACGTTCAGGTGTTTCTGTGGCTATTCACAGAGACGGTGTGCTTGTTCTCACGCAGCTCCACCACAGGAGGTAACCCGCAGACACCTGCACACAGTGAACGGAAGGCTCCTCCTGCCATATTATTATTACAGGTGCTGCTCAAAAGGATTAGCAGCTGGATGCTATTACATAACAACGAAAACCTTTAAAAACAAAGCATAGGTTTTATATTCTGAAGTAATGTTCAGAAGTGCTTCAGGGCTAGAGAAATATTACAGACGTGTTATAAAACTAGGAGTTTCACGC
This window of the Pongo abelii isolate AG06213 chromosome 6, NHGRI_mPonAbe1-v2.0_pri, whole genome shotgun sequence genome carries:
- the UBE2H gene encoding ubiquitin-conjugating enzyme E2 H isoform X2, encoding MSSPSPGKRRMDTDVVKLIESKHEVTILGGLNEFVVKFYGPQGTPYEGGVWKVRVDLPDKYPFKSPSIDLTNIFESFLPQLLAYPNPIDPLNGDAAAMYLHRPEEYKQKIKEYIQKYATEEALKEQEEGTGDSSSESSMSDFSEDEAQDMEL